From one Streptomyces sp. ICC1 genomic stretch:
- a CDS encoding metallophosphoesterase, which produces MRARYGVPLKVTAGIAAAGAAGLAYAAGFEARSFRLRRVTVPVLPQGMRPLRVLQVSDIHMVGGQRKKRAWLQSLAGLRPDLVVNTGDNLSDTEGVPEVLDALGPLMSFPGVYVFGSNDYYGPRLRNPGRYLLEKTQGRHGLNGNAPVVGAVHNPWEGMRDAFDAAGWLNLTNTRARLKLDGLELAFTGLDDPHIKRDRYEKVAGGPEEDADFSMAVVHAPYLRVLEAFTADRYPLILAGHTHGGQLCIPFYGALVTNCDLDTKRVKGLSAHEAEGHRSYLHVSAGCGTNRFTPVRFACPPEATLLTLTPKA; this is translated from the coding sequence ATGCGTGCGCGTTACGGAGTACCCCTGAAGGTCACCGCCGGCATCGCCGCGGCGGGAGCCGCCGGTCTGGCCTATGCCGCCGGCTTCGAAGCCCGGTCCTTCCGCCTGCGGCGGGTCACGGTGCCCGTGCTCCCGCAGGGGATGCGCCCGCTGCGCGTCCTGCAGGTGTCGGACATCCACATGGTCGGCGGGCAGCGCAAGAAGCGGGCCTGGCTGCAGTCGCTGGCCGGGCTGCGCCCCGACCTCGTCGTGAACACGGGCGACAACCTCTCCGACACGGAGGGCGTGCCGGAGGTGCTCGACGCGCTCGGCCCGCTGATGTCCTTCCCCGGCGTGTACGTCTTCGGGTCGAACGACTACTACGGCCCCCGGCTGCGCAACCCCGGGCGCTACCTGCTGGAGAAGACCCAGGGCCGGCACGGGCTGAACGGCAACGCGCCGGTCGTCGGCGCCGTCCACAACCCGTGGGAGGGGATGCGGGACGCCTTCGACGCGGCCGGCTGGCTGAACCTCACCAACACCCGTGCCCGGCTCAAGCTCGACGGGCTCGAGCTGGCCTTCACGGGACTGGACGACCCGCACATCAAGCGCGACCGGTACGAGAAGGTCGCGGGCGGGCCGGAGGAGGACGCGGACTTCTCGATGGCCGTCGTGCACGCCCCGTACCTGCGGGTCCTCGAAGCGTTCACCGCCGATCGCTACCCGCTGATCCTGGCCGGCCACACGCACGGCGGGCAGCTGTGCATCCCCTTCTACGGGGCGCTCGTCACCAACTGCGACCTGGACACGAAGCGGGTGAAGGGCCTCTCGGCGCACGAGGCGGAGGGGCACCGCTCGTACCTCCACGTGTCGGCGGGCTGCGGAACCAACCGCTTCACCCCGGTGCGGTTCGCGTGCCCGCCCGAAGCGACACTGCTGACACTGACTCCGAAGGCCTAA
- a CDS encoding GatB/YqeY domain-containing protein: MTTLKAKLQEDLTTAIRARNELHSSTLRLTLSAITNQEVAGKEARVLSDEEVLKVIAKEAKKRREAADAFAQGGRPEQAARETAEGEFLDTYLPKQLSDDEIDAIVAQAVEEAKATGAEGPRAMGAVMKIVNPKVAGLAEGGRVAAAVKKHLL, translated from the coding sequence ATGACCACGCTCAAGGCCAAGCTCCAGGAAGACCTCACCACCGCCATCCGCGCGCGGAACGAGCTGCACTCGTCCACGCTGCGCCTGACCCTCTCCGCCATCACCAACCAGGAGGTCGCGGGCAAGGAAGCCCGTGTGCTCTCCGACGAGGAAGTCCTCAAGGTGATCGCCAAGGAGGCGAAGAAGCGCCGTGAGGCGGCGGACGCCTTCGCGCAGGGTGGCCGTCCCGAGCAGGCCGCGCGCGAGACCGCCGAGGGCGAGTTCCTCGACACCTACCTCCCCAAGCAACTGAGCGACGACGAGATCGACGCGATCGTGGCGCAGGCCGTCGAGGAGGCCAAGGCGACGGGCGCCGAGGGGCCGCGGGCCATGGGCGCCGTGATGAAGATCGTGAACCCGAAGGTCGCCGGGCTGGCGGAGGGCGGGCGCGTCGCCGCCGCGGTCAAGAAGCACCTGCTCTGA
- a CDS encoding transglycosylase domain-containing protein — MGKKRSGGGATGPQQAAKFLGVSVLAGVVLAGIAIPGAGALGLAAKGTVEGFDEIPANLKTPPLSQRTTILDSEGGLIATVYSRDRQVVPLTAISPYMQKAIVAIEDSRFYEHGAIDLKGILRAVNRNAQEGGAAQGASTLTQQYVKNVFVEEAGDDETKVREAQEKSLGRKIRELKYSIQVEEELGKKKILENYLNITYFGQQAYGIESAAQRYFSKPAKDLTLEESALLAGVVQSPSRFDPVNDSQEAMKRRNVVLQRMADTKDISQAEADAAKAKPVTLKVTKPKNGCITAVKGAGFYCDYVRNTFLDDAAFGKTREERAKVWNQGGLTVRTTLDPQSQDSVNESIKDHVDQDDKVATAVTLVQPGTGRVLAMGQSKPYGFGKNETQINFSVDKKMGGSNFGFPTGSTFKSFVAAAAIERGLPPTKMYQAPYDMDYPSPVQTCGDKPWVNTGSPKARVENETESEVGPYGMKEAMAKSVNTYFVEMISEVGLCPVTDMTTKLGVIPANGAKLPEVPAIALGSEGMSPLTMANAYATFANRGVYCTPVAIESITDSHGKALTVPKSKCDRAMSERTADTINTLLLGVVDSGTGQQSGLTDRQSAGKTGTTDSRYNAWFVGYTPNMSGATWVGSGGAKQVSMENITIGGRYYDKVFGGGLPGPIWKQAVSGALSGREAPGFTTVNIPDTPSPAAGGKPTTGKPNKPGKPGRDGKPGDGQPGGQQTAGATGGTPGGSTGGTDDPLGGITLPPGIIGGRD; from the coding sequence ATGGGAAAGAAGCGCTCGGGCGGCGGGGCCACGGGGCCCCAGCAGGCCGCCAAGTTCCTCGGTGTGTCCGTTCTCGCCGGAGTTGTACTCGCGGGCATCGCGATCCCGGGCGCAGGCGCCCTGGGTCTCGCGGCCAAGGGAACGGTCGAAGGGTTCGATGAGATCCCGGCCAATCTCAAGACGCCGCCGCTGAGTCAGCGCACCACGATTCTGGACTCCGAGGGTGGCTTGATCGCCACGGTCTATTCACGCGACCGGCAGGTGGTCCCCCTCACGGCCATCTCCCCGTACATGCAGAAGGCGATCGTCGCGATCGAGGATTCTCGTTTCTACGAGCACGGCGCGATCGACCTCAAGGGCATCCTGCGCGCGGTCAACCGCAATGCCCAGGAGGGCGGCGCGGCGCAGGGCGCCTCGACGCTGACGCAGCAGTACGTGAAGAACGTGTTCGTCGAGGAGGCCGGCGACGACGAGACGAAGGTGCGCGAGGCCCAGGAGAAGAGCCTCGGGCGCAAGATCCGCGAGCTGAAGTACTCGATCCAGGTCGAGGAGGAGCTCGGGAAGAAGAAGATCCTCGAGAACTACCTCAACATCACCTACTTCGGGCAGCAGGCCTACGGAATCGAATCCGCGGCCCAGCGCTACTTCAGCAAGCCGGCCAAGGACCTGACCCTGGAGGAGTCGGCGCTGCTGGCGGGCGTCGTGCAGTCGCCGAGCCGGTTCGACCCGGTGAACGACTCGCAGGAGGCGATGAAGCGCCGCAACGTGGTCCTGCAGCGCATGGCCGACACGAAGGACATCTCACAGGCCGAGGCGGACGCCGCGAAGGCCAAGCCGGTCACCCTGAAGGTGACCAAGCCCAAGAACGGCTGCATCACCGCCGTCAAGGGCGCCGGCTTCTACTGCGACTACGTGCGCAACACCTTCCTCGACGACGCCGCCTTCGGCAAGACGCGCGAGGAGCGGGCGAAGGTGTGGAACCAGGGCGGCCTCACGGTCCGCACGACCCTGGACCCGCAGTCGCAGGATTCGGTCAACGAGTCCATCAAGGACCACGTCGACCAGGACGACAAGGTCGCGACGGCCGTCACCCTCGTGCAGCCCGGCACCGGCCGGGTCCTGGCGATGGGCCAGTCCAAGCCGTACGGCTTCGGCAAGAACGAGACCCAGATCAACTTCTCGGTGGACAAGAAGATGGGCGGCTCGAACTTCGGCTTCCCGACCGGCTCCACCTTCAAGTCGTTCGTCGCGGCCGCCGCCATCGAGCGCGGTCTGCCGCCGACGAAGATGTACCAGGCCCCGTACGACATGGACTACCCGAGCCCGGTGCAGACCTGCGGCGACAAGCCCTGGGTCAACACGGGCAGCCCCAAGGCCCGGGTGGAGAACGAGACCGAGTCCGAGGTCGGCCCGTACGGGATGAAGGAGGCGATGGCCAAGTCGGTCAACACCTACTTCGTGGAGATGATCTCCGAGGTGGGCCTGTGCCCCGTCACCGACATGACCACCAAGCTCGGCGTGATCCCGGCCAACGGCGCCAAGCTCCCCGAGGTCCCGGCCATCGCGCTGGGCAGTGAGGGCATGTCCCCGCTGACCATGGCCAACGCCTACGCCACCTTCGCCAACCGCGGCGTGTACTGCACCCCGGTCGCCATCGAGTCGATCACCGACTCGCACGGCAAGGCGCTCACGGTGCCGAAGTCCAAGTGCGACCGCGCGATGTCGGAGCGGACCGCCGACACCATCAACACGCTGCTGCTCGGCGTGGTCGACTCCGGTACGGGCCAGCAGTCGGGTCTGACCGACCGGCAGAGCGCGGGCAAGACCGGTACGACCGACAGCCGCTACAACGCCTGGTTCGTCGGCTACACCCCGAACATGTCCGGCGCGACCTGGGTCGGTTCCGGCGGTGCGAAGCAGGTGTCGATGGAGAACATCACCATCGGCGGCCGGTACTACGACAAGGTCTTCGGCGGCGGGCTGCCCGGCCCGATCTGGAAGCAGGCGGTCTCGGGCGCGCTCTCGGGCCGCGAGGCGCCGGGCTTCACCACGGTGAACATCCCCGACACCCCGAGCCCGGCCGCGGGCGGCAAGCCCACCACGGGCAAGCCCAACAAGCCCGGCAAGCCGGGCCGCGACGGCAAGCCCGGCGACGGGCAGCCGGGCGGCCAGCAGACCGCCGGGGCCACGGGCGGGACCCCGGGCGGCAGCACGGGCGGCACCGACGACCCGCTCGGCGGGATCACCCTCCCCCCGGGCATCATCGGCGGCCGCGACTGA
- a CDS encoding WhiB family transcriptional regulator gives MGWVTDWSAQAACRTTDPDELFVQGAAQNRAKAVCTGCPVRTECLADALDNRVEFGVWGGMTERERRALLRRRPTVTSWRRLLETARTEYERSTGILTVDVDEEIDVPYERYAAAG, from the coding sequence ATGGGCTGGGTTACCGACTGGAGTGCGCAGGCAGCCTGCCGCACTACCGATCCGGATGAACTGTTCGTTCAAGGAGCGGCACAGAACAGGGCCAAGGCGGTGTGCACCGGATGTCCGGTGCGGACCGAGTGCCTGGCCGACGCGCTCGACAATCGTGTCGAGTTCGGCGTGTGGGGCGGAATGACCGAGCGGGAACGACGTGCGCTGCTGCGCCGGCGTCCCACCGTCACCTCGTGGCGGCGACTGCTCGAAACCGCCCGCACGGAGTACGAGCGCAGTACAGGCATCCTCACCGTGGATGTCGACGAGGAGATCGACGTTCCGTACGAGAGGTACGCGGCCGCCGGGTAG
- a CDS encoding ArsA family ATPase — translation MSEAMNANMGTPPRLAVDRLLDDPRTRIIVCCGAGGVGKTTTAAALGVRAAERGRRVVVLTIDPARRLAQSMGIDSLDNTPRKVTGVSGDGGELHAMMLDMKRTFDEIVEGHSDPERAQAILANPFYQSLSAGFAGTQEYMAMEKLGQLRSRDDWDLIIVDTPPSRSALDFLDAPGRLGSFLDGKFIRVLMAPAKVGGRAGMKFLNVGMSMMTGTLSKLMGASLLKDVQTFVAAMDTMFGGFRTRADATFQLLQAPGTAFLVVASPEADALREAAYFVERLAAEKMPLAGLVLNRVHGSGADQLSAERALAAAENLEEGGIVDQESGKAGLRDSPDTDFDAEGDAHNDTDAHAETDADVGSEADVDEITAGLLRLHAERMQVIARERRTRDRFTSLHPEVAVAEVAALPGDVHDLAGLRAIGERLAAGVPAGA, via the coding sequence ATGAGCGAGGCCATGAACGCGAACATGGGGACGCCGCCGAGGCTGGCCGTGGACCGGCTGCTGGACGACCCGCGGACCCGGATCATCGTGTGCTGCGGGGCGGGCGGGGTCGGCAAGACCACGACGGCGGCGGCGCTCGGGGTGCGGGCGGCGGAGCGCGGGCGCAGGGTGGTCGTCCTGACCATCGACCCGGCGCGCAGGCTGGCCCAGTCGATGGGGATCGACTCGCTCGACAACACCCCGCGCAAGGTCACCGGGGTGTCGGGCGACGGCGGTGAACTGCACGCCATGATGCTCGACATGAAGCGGACCTTCGACGAGATCGTCGAGGGGCACTCGGATCCGGAGCGCGCGCAGGCCATCCTCGCCAACCCCTTCTACCAGTCCCTGTCGGCCGGCTTCGCGGGCACGCAGGAGTACATGGCGATGGAGAAGCTGGGACAGCTGCGGTCCCGGGACGACTGGGACCTGATCATCGTGGACACCCCGCCGAGCCGGTCCGCGCTGGACTTCCTGGACGCTCCGGGGCGCCTGGGGTCCTTCCTGGACGGGAAGTTCATCCGGGTGCTGATGGCTCCGGCGAAGGTCGGCGGCCGGGCGGGGATGAAGTTCCTCAATGTCGGCATGTCGATGATGACGGGCACGCTGAGCAAGCTGATGGGCGCCTCGCTGCTGAAGGACGTGCAGACCTTCGTGGCCGCCATGGACACCATGTTCGGCGGCTTCCGCACGCGCGCCGACGCGACGTTCCAGCTGCTGCAGGCTCCCGGTACGGCCTTCCTCGTGGTGGCGTCGCCCGAGGCGGACGCCCTGCGCGAGGCGGCGTACTTCGTGGAGCGGCTGGCCGCGGAGAAGATGCCGCTGGCCGGGCTCGTACTGAACCGGGTGCACGGCAGCGGCGCCGACCAGCTGTCCGCGGAGCGGGCGTTGGCGGCGGCGGAGAATCTTGAAGAAGGCGGCATTGTCGATCAGGAGTCCGGGAAAGCTGGACTTCGTGACTCTCCCGACACCGATTTCGACGCCGAAGGCGACGCGCACAACGACACCGACGCGCACGCCGAGACCGACGCGGACGTCGGCTCCGAAGCCGACGTGGACGAGATCACGGCGGGCCTGCTGCGCCTGCACGCGGAGCGCATGCAGGTGATCGCGCGCGAACGGCGCACGCGGGACCGCTTCACCTCGCTGCACCCCGAGGTGGCGGTAGCCGAAGTGGCCGCCCTGCCCGGCGATGTGCACGACCTCGCCGGGCTGCGGGCCATCGGAGAGCGACTCGCGGCCGGGGTGCCGGCCGGAGCGTAG
- a CDS encoding ArsA-related P-loop ATPase — MSRLQVVSGKGGTGKTTVAAALALALAREGRRTLLVEVEGRQGLAQLFGAEALPYEERKIAVASGGGEVFALAIDAERALLDYLQMFYKLGSAGRALKKLGAIDFATTIAPGLRDVLLTGKACEAVRRKDKAGRFVYDHVIMDAPPTGRITRFLNVNDEVAGLARFGPIHNQAQAVMKVLKSPETAVHLVTLLEEMPVQETADGIAELRAAGLPVGRVVVNMVRPHHLDEDALRAAAGEHRSDVAKALSRAGLGGARRGGLAERLVDPLLLQAVEHASRVELERAQRAVLEELDVPAYELPLLGAGMDLAGLYGLAAELRKQVGEE, encoded by the coding sequence GTGAGCAGGCTCCAGGTGGTCAGCGGCAAGGGCGGCACCGGCAAGACCACGGTCGCCGCCGCACTCGCGCTCGCCCTCGCACGCGAGGGCAGGCGGACACTTCTGGTGGAGGTCGAGGGCAGGCAGGGGCTCGCGCAGCTCTTCGGCGCGGAGGCGCTCCCGTACGAGGAGCGGAAGATCGCCGTGGCCTCGGGCGGCGGCGAGGTCTTCGCGCTCGCCATCGACGCGGAGCGGGCGCTGCTCGACTACCTCCAGATGTTCTACAAGCTCGGCTCGGCCGGGCGCGCCCTCAAGAAGCTCGGCGCCATCGATTTCGCGACGACCATCGCGCCGGGGCTGCGGGACGTGCTGCTGACGGGCAAGGCCTGCGAGGCGGTGCGCCGCAAGGACAAGGCCGGCCGGTTCGTCTACGACCACGTGATCATGGACGCTCCGCCGACCGGGCGGATCACCCGCTTCCTGAACGTCAACGACGAGGTGGCGGGCCTGGCCCGGTTCGGGCCCATCCACAACCAGGCGCAGGCCGTCATGAAGGTGCTCAAGTCCCCCGAGACGGCCGTGCACCTGGTCACCCTGCTGGAGGAGATGCCCGTGCAGGAGACCGCCGACGGGATCGCCGAACTGCGGGCGGCGGGCCTGCCGGTGGGGCGGGTCGTCGTCAACATGGTCCGGCCGCACCACCTCGACGAGGACGCCCTGCGCGCCGCCGCCGGGGAGCACCGCTCCGACGTGGCCAAGGCGCTGTCCCGGGCCGGCCTCGGCGGCGCCCGGCGCGGCGGTCTGGCCGAACGGCTGGTGGACCCGCTGCTCTTGCAGGCGGTGGAGCACGCGAGCCGGGTGGAGCTGGAGCGCGCCCAGCGCGCCGTACTGGAGGAGCTGGACGTGCCGGCGTACGAACTCCCCCTGCTCGGCGCGGGAATGGACCTGGCCGGGCTCTACGGGCTCGCCGCGGAGCTGCGCAAGCAGGTGGGCGAGGAATGA
- a CDS encoding DUF4177 domain-containing protein: MTKKFEYATVPLLVHATKQILDTWGEDGWELVQVVPGPNNPEQLVAYLKREKAA; this comes from the coding sequence ATGACCAAGAAGTTCGAATACGCGACCGTCCCGCTGCTGGTCCACGCCACCAAGCAGATCCTTGACACCTGGGGCGAAGACGGCTGGGAGCTCGTCCAGGTCGTACCCGGGCCGAACAACCCCGAGCAGCTCGTGGCCTACCTGAAGAGGGAGAAGGCGGCATGA
- a CDS encoding RidA family protein, whose amino-acid sequence MSGVVEAKLAELGLTLPEVVPPLATYQPAVRSGAYVYTAGQLPMVRGSLPVTGKVGAEVSAEQAKELAATCALNALAAVKSVVGDLDKIARVVKVVGFIASAPDFTAQPGVLNGASELLGAVLGDKGVHARSAVGVAVLPLDAPVEIEIQVELLPS is encoded by the coding sequence ATGAGCGGTGTCGTCGAGGCGAAGCTGGCCGAGCTCGGCCTGACTCTGCCCGAGGTCGTCCCGCCGCTGGCCACGTACCAGCCGGCCGTCCGCTCCGGCGCGTACGTGTACACCGCGGGCCAGCTCCCGATGGTCCGCGGCAGCCTGCCGGTCACCGGCAAGGTCGGCGCCGAGGTCTCGGCGGAGCAGGCCAAGGAACTGGCCGCGACCTGCGCGCTCAACGCGCTGGCCGCGGTGAAGTCCGTCGTCGGCGACCTCGACAAGATCGCGCGTGTCGTGAAGGTTGTCGGCTTCATCGCCTCGGCACCCGACTTCACCGCCCAGCCGGGCGTGTTGAACGGCGCGAGCGAGCTGCTGGGCGCCGTCCTCGGCGACAAGGGCGTCCACGCCCGCAGCGCGGTCGGCGTGGCGGTGCTCCCGCTCGACGCCCCGGTGGAGATCGAGATCCAGGTCGAACTCCTCCCTTCCTGA
- a CDS encoding NUDIX hydrolase has translation MPNGQHGQQPEPQPEPPAGGQWYPPEWPDRIRALNEGALVPVPPKRAATVMLLRDGESGPAVHMLRRRASMAFAGGAYAYPGGGVDPRDADLGIGWAGPSRRDWADRMGTDPATAQAIVCGAVRETFEEAGVLLAGESAGTVVGDTTGDDWEAARAALVARELSFAEFLDRRGLVLRSDLLGAWARWITPEFEPRRYDTWFFVAALPAGQRTRNASTEADRTVWIRPADAAAGYDKGELLMMPPTITTLRSLEPYASAADALAAAPGQDLTAVLARAAFEGDELVLSWPGHDEFTKRVTLSGRAPRGGDPA, from the coding sequence ATGCCGAATGGTCAGCATGGTCAGCAGCCCGAGCCGCAGCCCGAGCCCCCCGCCGGAGGCCAGTGGTACCCGCCGGAGTGGCCCGACCGCATCCGCGCGCTCAACGAGGGCGCCCTCGTCCCGGTCCCGCCCAAGCGCGCCGCCACCGTCATGCTGCTGCGGGACGGCGAGAGCGGCCCCGCCGTCCACATGCTCCGCCGCCGCGCCTCCATGGCCTTCGCAGGCGGCGCGTACGCCTATCCCGGCGGCGGCGTCGACCCCCGCGACGCGGACCTCGGCATCGGCTGGGCCGGCCCGAGCCGCCGCGACTGGGCCGACCGGATGGGCACCGACCCCGCCACCGCCCAGGCGATCGTCTGCGGAGCCGTCCGCGAGACCTTCGAGGAGGCCGGGGTCCTGCTCGCCGGCGAGTCCGCGGGCACCGTCGTGGGCGACACCACCGGCGACGACTGGGAGGCTGCCCGCGCGGCCCTCGTCGCCCGCGAGCTGTCCTTCGCCGAGTTCCTCGACCGCCGGGGCCTGGTCCTGCGCTCCGACCTGCTCGGCGCGTGGGCCCGCTGGATCACCCCGGAGTTCGAGCCGCGCCGCTACGACACCTGGTTCTTCGTGGCGGCCCTCCCGGCCGGCCAGCGCACCCGCAACGCCTCCACCGAGGCCGACCGCACGGTCTGGATCCGCCCCGCCGACGCCGCCGCAGGCTATGACAAGGGCGAGCTGCTGATGATGCCGCCCACCATCACCACCCTGCGCTCCCTGGAGCCGTACGCGAGCGCCGCCGACGCGCTGGCCGCGGCCCCCGGGCAGGACCTGACCGCCGTCCTGGCCCGGGCCGCCTTCGAGGGCGACGAGCTCGTGCTGAGCTGGCCGGGCCACGACGAGTTCACCAAGCGCGTCACCCTCTCCGGCCGCGCGCCCCGTGGAGGTGACCCCGCATGA
- a CDS encoding MBL fold metallo-hydrolase: MTDAAALPGQPRGTVVSGRATARAVNILAPNASPMTLDGTNTWLVSEPGSDLAVVIDPGPLDDVHLRAVVTAAEEAGKRVALTLLTHGHPDHAEGASRFAELTRTKVRALDPAVRLGDEGLAAGDVIRTGGLELRVVPTPGHTADSLCFHLPADRAVLTGDTILGRGTTVVAHPDGRLGDYLDSLRRLRSLTVDDGVHTVLPGHGPVLDDAQGAVEFYLAHRAHRLAQIETAVENGLTSPEAVVAHVYADVDRSLWPAAEWSVRAQLEYLRDHGLIPGRSE, from the coding sequence ATGACCGATGCCGCCGCCCTGCCCGGCCAGCCCCGCGGAACGGTCGTCTCCGGGCGCGCCACCGCCCGCGCGGTCAACATCCTGGCCCCGAACGCCTCCCCGATGACCCTCGACGGCACCAACACCTGGCTCGTCTCCGAGCCCGGCTCGGACCTGGCCGTCGTCATCGACCCCGGCCCGCTGGACGACGTACACCTGCGGGCGGTCGTCACCGCCGCCGAGGAGGCCGGCAAGCGGGTCGCGCTCACGCTCCTCACCCACGGCCACCCCGACCACGCGGAGGGCGCCTCCCGCTTCGCCGAGCTGACCCGTACGAAGGTCCGCGCCCTCGACCCCGCCGTGCGCCTCGGTGACGAGGGCCTGGCCGCCGGGGACGTCATCCGCACCGGCGGACTGGAGCTGCGCGTGGTCCCGACCCCCGGGCACACCGCCGACTCGCTCTGCTTCCACCTGCCGGCCGACCGCGCGGTCCTGACCGGCGACACGATCCTGGGGCGCGGCACCACCGTCGTCGCGCACCCGGACGGGCGCCTGGGCGACTACCTGGACTCCCTGCGCCGGCTGCGCTCCCTGACGGTCGACGACGGGGTCCACACGGTGCTCCCGGGCCACGGGCCGGTCCTGGACGACGCGCAGGGCGCGGTCGAGTTCTACCTCGCCCACCGAGCCCACCGCCTCGCGCAGATCGAGACGGCCGTCGAGAACGGGCTGACCTCCCCCGAGGCGGTCGTCGCGCACGTCTACGCGGACGTGGACCGCTCGCTGTGGCCCGCGGCCGAATGGTCCGTACGGGCGCAGCTGGAGTACCTGCGGGACCACGGGCTGATCCCGGGGCGCTCCGAGTGA
- a CDS encoding nucleotidyltransferase domain-containing protein, producing MEHRGLDAYGYFEREGSLGQVRAEFRGLVAAVRERIAEAYGRRLHSAYLYGSVPRGTAVPGRSDLDLLIALQHEPSDEDRDTAEVLARGLDEDFAEIDGVGILLYGKDRLLSEQERFDLGWFLACLCTPLLGADLAEHLPRYRPDSLLARETNGDLAELLPRMRAWAQEAATPQECRKLCRSFSRHLVRTGFTLVMPRWGGWTSDLAESAEVFGRYYPGRAAQMRAAAAAALDPVADPAVLRGYVEDLGPWLADEYTARHGTKTARARATAQAPAEATG from the coding sequence ATGGAGCACAGGGGCCTCGACGCGTACGGGTACTTCGAGCGCGAAGGCTCGCTCGGGCAGGTGCGGGCCGAGTTCCGGGGGCTGGTCGCCGCCGTGCGGGAGCGGATCGCGGAGGCGTACGGGCGACGGCTCCACAGCGCCTACCTGTACGGGTCCGTGCCGCGCGGGACGGCCGTGCCCGGGCGCTCCGACCTGGACCTGCTGATCGCCCTGCAGCACGAGCCCTCGGACGAGGACCGCGACACCGCCGAGGTGCTGGCGCGCGGCCTCGACGAGGACTTCGCGGAGATCGACGGGGTCGGCATCCTGCTGTACGGCAAGGACCGGCTGCTGAGCGAGCAGGAACGATTCGACCTGGGCTGGTTCCTCGCCTGCCTGTGCACCCCGCTGCTCGGCGCCGACCTGGCCGAGCACCTGCCCCGCTACCGCCCCGACAGCCTGCTCGCCCGCGAGACCAACGGAGACCTGGCCGAGCTGCTGCCCCGGATGCGCGCCTGGGCCCAGGAGGCCGCCACTCCGCAGGAGTGCCGCAAGCTGTGCAGGAGCTTCTCCCGGCACCTGGTGCGGACCGGGTTCACCCTGGTCATGCCCCGGTGGGGCGGCTGGACCAGCGACCTCGCGGAGTCCGCCGAGGTCTTCGGGCGGTACTACCCCGGCCGCGCCGCCCAGATGCGGGCCGCGGCGGCCGCCGCACTGGACCCGGTGGCGGACCCGGCCGTCCTGCGCGGGTACGTGGAGGACCTCGGGCCGTGGCTCGCCGATGAGTACACGGCCCGGCACGGGACCAAGACGGCCCGGGCCCGGGCCACGGCCCAGGCCCCCGCCGAAGCCACGGGCTAG
- a CDS encoding Crp/Fnr family transcriptional regulator, giving the protein MDDVLRRAPLFAALDDEQAAELRASMGEVTLARGDALFHEGDPGDRLYVVTEGKVKLHRTSPDGRENMLAVLGPGELIGELSLFDPGPRTATATALTEVKLLGLGHGDLQPWLNARPEVATALLRAVARRLRKTNDQMSDLVFSDVPGRVARALLDLSRRFGVQSEEGIHVVHDLTQEELAQLVGASRETVNKALADFAGRGWLRLEARAVILLDVERLAKRSR; this is encoded by the coding sequence GTGGACGACGTACTGCGGCGTGCCCCGCTCTTCGCGGCGCTCGATGACGAGCAGGCCGCGGAGCTCCGCGCCTCCATGGGCGAGGTGACCCTCGCACGCGGTGACGCGCTGTTCCACGAGGGCGACCCCGGTGACCGGCTGTATGTCGTCACCGAGGGCAAGGTGAAACTGCACCGCACCTCCCCCGACGGCCGCGAGAACATGCTGGCCGTCCTCGGCCCCGGTGAGCTGATCGGCGAGCTGTCGCTGTTCGACCCCGGCCCGCGCACCGCCACCGCCACCGCGCTGACCGAGGTCAAGCTGCTGGGCCTGGGCCACGGCGACCTCCAGCCCTGGCTGAACGCGCGGCCCGAGGTGGCCACCGCGCTGCTGCGCGCCGTCGCCCGCCGCCTGCGCAAGACCAACGACCAGATGTCCGACCTGGTCTTCTCGGACGTACCGGGCCGCGTGGCCCGCGCCCTCCTCGACCTGTCGCGCCGCTTCGGCGTGCAGTCCGAGGAAGGCATCCACGTCGTGCACGACCTCACGCAGGAGGAGCTGGCGCAGCTCGTCGGCGCCTCGCGCGAGACCGTGAACAAGGCCCTGGCCGACTTCGCGGGCCGCGGATGGCTCCGCCTGGAGGCCCGCGCGGTCATCCTGCTGGACGTGGAGCGGCTCGCGAAGCGGTCTCGCTGA